Proteins from one Deinococcus actinosclerus genomic window:
- a CDS encoding NUDIX domain-containing protein, translated as MGAGVAVLHAGAVLLVRRGDNALWDVPGGGADAGESPEDTARRELHEETGLSVGALRSLGVLPHRHTYPDGNLVAWETHVFTADFAGGEPRASDDAVEVRWWPLSALPVDVSEATRAYFAALTAVRA; from the coding sequence ATGGGTGCAGGCGTTGCTGTCCTGCACGCCGGGGCCGTCCTGCTGGTGCGCCGGGGCGATAACGCCCTGTGGGACGTGCCGGGGGGCGGCGCGGACGCCGGGGAGTCACCCGAGGACACCGCGCGGCGTGAGCTGCACGAGGAGACGGGCCTGAGCGTGGGCGCGCTGCGCTCACTGGGCGTGTTGCCACACCGGCACACGTATCCGGACGGGAATTTGGTGGCGTGGGAGACGCACGTGTTCACGGCCGACTTCGCGGGTGGGGAGCCGCGCGCCTCGGATGACGCGGTGGAGGTCCGCTGGTGGCCCCTCTCGGCTCTGCCGGTGGACGTGTCGGAGGCGACCCGCGCGTACTTCGCGGCGTTGACGGCGGTGCGGGCGTGA
- a CDS encoding quinone-dependent dihydroorotate dehydrogenase codes for MYRSLIKPLLFRLDAEDAHHLTIGLMDAASRVPAWPALARRVTAPASPMLEQTLWGQRFASPVGLAAGLDKNGVAVPAFTALGFGFLEVGTVTPLPQPGNDRPRLFRLPQDGALINRMGFNNAGMADLHARLHALGARPAPVWVNIGKNKVTANEDAAQDYRRCVAALQDVADAFVVNVSSPNTPGLRALQGADDLGALVREVLQEVEAQRVRTLKAPPVLVKLAPDLHPADFEASVDAAVHAGAAGLIVSNTTLSRDGLTHPNRQEAGGLSGRPLTRRATDLVRAAYRQTAGRVPIVGVGGIFTAQDAYDRIRAGATLTEVYSALIFEGPGLVRDLNTGLARLLARDGFTHVREAVGTAG; via the coding sequence GTGTACCGCTCGCTGATCAAGCCGCTGCTGTTCCGCCTGGACGCGGAGGACGCCCACCACCTCACGATCGGCCTGATGGACGCCGCGTCCCGCGTGCCCGCCTGGCCTGCCCTGGCGCGGCGCGTCACGGCGCCCGCGTCCCCCATGCTGGAGCAGACCCTCTGGGGGCAGCGCTTCGCGTCCCCGGTGGGTCTCGCGGCGGGCCTGGACAAGAACGGCGTGGCCGTCCCGGCGTTCACGGCGCTGGGGTTCGGCTTTCTGGAGGTCGGGACCGTCACGCCCCTGCCGCAGCCCGGCAACGACCGCCCGCGCCTGTTCCGCCTGCCGCAGGACGGCGCGCTGATCAACCGCATGGGCTTCAACAACGCGGGAATGGCCGACCTGCACGCCCGCCTGCACGCGCTGGGCGCGCGGCCCGCGCCGGTCTGGGTGAACATCGGGAAGAATAAGGTCACCGCGAACGAGGACGCCGCGCAGGACTACCGCCGCTGCGTCGCCGCGCTCCAGGACGTCGCGGACGCCTTCGTGGTGAACGTCAGCAGTCCCAACACGCCCGGCCTGCGCGCGTTGCAGGGTGCGGACGACCTGGGCGCCCTGGTGCGCGAGGTCCTGCAGGAGGTCGAGGCGCAGCGGGTAAGGACCCTGAAGGCCCCCCCGGTCCTCGTGAAACTCGCCCCGGACCTGCACCCCGCCGACTTCGAGGCCAGCGTGGACGCCGCCGTGCATGCCGGCGCGGCGGGCCTGATCGTCAGCAACACCACCCTCTCCCGCGACGGCCTGACCCACCCCAACCGGCAGGAGGCGGGCGGGCTGAGCGGACGGCCCCTCACGCGCCGCGCGACCGACCTCGTGCGCGCCGCGTACCGGCAGACCGCCGGGCGCGTCCCCATCGTCGGCGTGGGCGGCATCTTCACCGCGCAGGACGCCTATGACCGCATCCGCGCCGGGGCCACCCTGACCGAGGTGTACTCCGCTCTGATCTTCGAGGGGCCCGGCCTCGTCCGCGACCTGAACACCGGCCTCGCCCGGCTGCTCGCCCGCGACGGCTTCACGCACGTCCGCGAGGCTGTGGGCACCGCGGGCTGA
- a CDS encoding ABC transporter ATP-binding protein, whose translation MLEIRDLTVRYGAFTALHALNLSVQPGEIVVLLGANGAGKSTLFRTLSGLQRPAGGTATWNGTSLTTGRPELNVASGVAQCPEGRLLFPELSVEKNLRLGAFVHRRDPAGTARELERAYDLFPALIEKRHAPAGSLSGGQQQMVAIARALMARPQLLLLDEPSLGLAPLVVEQVFSAVQRVNETGVTVLLAEQNAFAALSIAHRGYVLEGGRLTLEGTQSALMTDDRVRSAYLGV comes from the coding sequence ATGCTTGAGATCCGCGACCTGACCGTCCGCTACGGGGCCTTCACGGCGCTGCACGCCCTGAACCTCAGCGTGCAGCCCGGTGAGATCGTCGTGCTGCTCGGCGCGAACGGCGCGGGCAAGAGCACCCTGTTCCGCACCCTGAGCGGCCTGCAGCGCCCCGCGGGCGGCACCGCCACCTGGAACGGCACCAGCCTCACGACCGGGCGTCCGGAACTCAACGTCGCCAGCGGCGTCGCGCAGTGTCCCGAGGGCCGCCTGCTGTTCCCGGAACTGAGCGTCGAGAAGAACCTGCGCCTCGGCGCGTTCGTGCACCGCCGCGACCCGGCCGGGACGGCCCGCGAACTGGAGCGGGCGTACGACCTCTTCCCTGCCCTGATCGAGAAACGGCACGCGCCCGCCGGGAGCCTGTCGGGCGGGCAGCAGCAGATGGTCGCCATCGCCCGCGCGCTGATGGCGCGCCCGCAGCTGCTGCTGCTGGACGAACCCAGCCTGGGCCTGGCGCCGCTGGTCGTCGAGCAGGTGTTCAGCGCCGTGCAGCGCGTCAACGAGACCGGCGTGACCGTCCTGCTGGCCGAACAGAACGCCTTCGCGGCGCTGAGCATCGCCCACCGCGGCTACGTGCTGGAAGGTGGGCGCCTGACCCTGGAAGGCACCCAGAGCGCCCTGATGACCGACGACCGCGTCCGCAGCGCCTACCTGGGCGTGTAG
- a CDS encoding aminotransferase class IV yields the protein MTRLPAALNDPAWNDPAWLHGATAFTTVRTRRGQPLLWAAHLKRLRGTCVFLGLPHPDPAAPALDPHPWGLLRVTVTAHGTLHTHRPLTPGPRPAQGVTVCVTDLQIHPQLGVHKTGNYLPYRLAATQAHPHFEGWLQDVHGHVVDGSRTSPLLEIGGELVVPAGGLPSVTRAAYLTDRPHVTRPVHTRDLAHVTRAWLCGSGTGLVPIRRIDGRTDDLPIHWPAPDDPVFGWPDWD from the coding sequence GTGACCCGGCTGCCCGCCGCCCTGAACGACCCAGCCTGGAACGACCCCGCGTGGCTGCACGGCGCGACCGCCTTCACCACCGTCCGCACCCGCCGCGGGCAGCCGCTGCTGTGGGCCGCGCACCTGAAGCGGCTGCGCGGCACCTGCGTCTTCCTGGGCCTCCCCCACCCCGATCCTGCCGCGCCCGCGCTGGACCCGCACCCCTGGGGGCTGCTGCGCGTCACCGTCACCGCGCACGGCACCCTGCACACGCACCGGCCCCTCACGCCCGGCCCCCGCCCCGCTCAGGGCGTCACCGTATGCGTCACTGACCTCCAGATCCACCCGCAACTCGGCGTGCACAAGACCGGAAACTACCTCCCGTACCGCCTCGCCGCCACGCAGGCCCACCCGCACTTCGAGGGCTGGCTACAGGACGTACACGGGCACGTCGTGGACGGCAGCCGCACCTCACCGCTGCTGGAAATCGGCGGAGAGCTTGTCGTGCCCGCAGGGGGCCTCCCCTCCGTCACCCGCGCCGCGTACCTCACGGATCGCCCGCACGTCACGCGACCCGTCCACACCCGCGACCTCGCGCACGTCACCCGCGCGTGGCTGTGCGGCAGCGGCACCGGCCTCGTGCCCATCCGCCGCATCGACGGCCGCACGGATGACCTCCCCATCCACTGGCCCGCGCCGGACGATCCTGTCTTTGGCTGGCCGGATTGGGATTAA
- a CDS encoding RrF2 family transcriptional regulator, whose translation MWVSTKAQYGLRALIEIARGEGDAVPLKDVAERQGISQHYLEQIASNLRRAGFIKSIRGAHGGYRLARAARDISAYDVVTAMEGSIAPVSCVEDDHVCDSQNVCGTQSLWYRVDAALRDVLGGTTLADLIEDSNRQQHARLVQIDPSYPHLG comes from the coding sequence ATGTGGGTGTCGACGAAAGCACAGTACGGCCTGCGCGCCCTGATCGAGATCGCGCGCGGCGAGGGTGACGCCGTGCCCCTCAAGGACGTCGCCGAACGCCAGGGCATCAGTCAGCACTACCTGGAGCAGATCGCCAGCAACCTGCGCCGCGCCGGGTTCATCAAGAGCATCCGCGGCGCCCACGGCGGCTACCGCCTCGCCCGGGCCGCGCGCGACATCAGCGCGTACGACGTCGTCACCGCCATGGAGGGCAGCATCGCCCCCGTCTCCTGCGTCGAGGACGACCACGTGTGCGACAGCCAGAACGTGTGCGGCACCCAGAGCCTCTGGTACCGCGTGGACGCCGCGCTGCGCGACGTGCTGGGCGGCACCACCCTCGCCGACCTGATCGAGGACAGCAACCGCCAGCAGCACGCCCGCCTCGTGCAGATCGACCCCAGCTACCCGCACCTGGGCTGA
- a CDS encoding phytoene desaturase family protein, with protein sequence MPDFDVIVMGAGHNALVTAAYAAKAGLKVGVFERRHIVGGAVSTEELVPGYRFDYGGSAHILIRMTPVVRELELTRHGLHYLEVDPMFHASDGETPWFIHRDANRTARELDALFPGQGEAYTKFLDDWTPFARSVADLFNSAPGPLDMGKMVVSSGKGKDWMEQLPRILRPYGDVAREYFTEERVRAPLVWMAAQSGPPPSDPLSAPFLLWHPLYHEGGVARPKGGSGGLTKALKRAIESDGGQVFVNAPVKDILVKGGKAQGVRLENGETYTARAVVSGAHVLTTAGALPDEYVPPAARQVRVGNGFGMILRLALSEKVKYRNHTEPDSRVGLGLLIRNEQQLMKGYGEYLAGEPTSDPPLIAMSFSAVDDSLAPPGGDVLWLWAQYYPYELSSGSWETRTAEARENILNAFEHYAPGTRDTIVGELVQTPQWLETNLGLHRGNVMHLEMSFDQMFSFRPWMKASQYRWPGVQGLYLTGASTHPGGGIMGASGRNAAQVLVKDLTRRRWR encoded by the coding sequence ATGCCGGATTTCGACGTGATCGTGATGGGCGCGGGCCACAACGCGCTGGTGACCGCCGCGTACGCCGCGAAGGCGGGCCTGAAGGTGGGCGTGTTCGAGCGGCGGCACATCGTCGGCGGGGCCGTGAGTACCGAGGAGCTCGTGCCGGGGTACCGTTTCGATTACGGCGGGAGCGCGCACATCCTGATCCGCATGACGCCCGTGGTGCGCGAACTGGAACTCACCCGGCACGGCCTGCACTACCTGGAGGTGGACCCGATGTTCCACGCGTCGGACGGGGAGACGCCGTGGTTCATTCACCGGGACGCGAACCGCACCGCGCGGGAACTCGACGCCCTGTTCCCCGGTCAGGGCGAGGCGTACACGAAATTCCTGGACGACTGGACGCCGTTCGCGCGCTCCGTGGCGGACCTGTTCAACTCCGCGCCGGGGCCGCTGGACATGGGCAAGATGGTCGTGTCCAGTGGGAAGGGCAAGGACTGGATGGAGCAGCTGCCCCGGATTCTGCGCCCGTACGGGGACGTGGCGCGGGAGTACTTCACCGAGGAGCGGGTGCGCGCCCCGCTGGTGTGGATGGCGGCGCAGAGCGGGCCGCCCCCCAGTGACCCGCTGAGTGCGCCGTTCCTGCTGTGGCACCCGCTGTACCACGAGGGCGGCGTGGCGCGGCCCAAGGGCGGCAGCGGCGGCCTGACGAAAGCCCTGAAACGCGCCATCGAATCCGACGGCGGGCAGGTATTCGTGAACGCGCCAGTGAAGGACATCCTCGTCAAAGGCGGGAAGGCGCAGGGCGTCCGGCTGGAGAACGGCGAGACGTACACCGCGCGGGCCGTCGTGTCCGGCGCGCACGTCCTGACCACGGCGGGCGCCCTGCCGGACGAGTACGTCCCGCCCGCCGCGCGGCAGGTGCGGGTCGGGAACGGCTTCGGGATGATCCTCCGCCTCGCCCTGAGCGAGAAGGTGAAGTACCGCAACCACACCGAACCGGACAGCCGCGTCGGCCTGGGCCTCCTGATCAGGAACGAGCAGCAGCTCATGAAGGGGTACGGCGAGTACCTCGCGGGCGAACCCACCAGCGACCCGCCGCTGATCGCCATGAGCTTCAGCGCCGTGGACGACTCGCTGGCCCCCCCGGGCGGGGACGTGCTGTGGCTGTGGGCGCAGTACTACCCCTACGAACTCAGCAGCGGCTCCTGGGAAACCCGCACCGCCGAGGCGCGCGAGAACATCCTCAACGCCTTCGAGCACTACGCGCCCGGCACCCGCGACACCATCGTCGGGGAACTCGTCCAGACGCCGCAGTGGCTGGAAACGAACCTCGGCCTGCACCGCGGGAACGTCATGCACCTCGAAATGAGCTTCGACCAGATGTTCTCCTTCCGCCCGTGGATGAAAGCCAGCCAGTACCGCTGGCCCGGCGTGCAGGGCCTCTACCTCACGGGCGCGAGCACTCACCCCGGCGGCGGCATCATGGGCGCCTCCGGCCGCAACGCCGCGCAGGTCCTCGTGAAAGACCTGACGCGCCGCCGCTGGCGGTGA
- a CDS encoding GNAT family N-acetyltransferase, translating into MGRALVDALHAQMRGQGIGSVWVAADSEEARAFYEACGYELDDLQGVILSRAMRIDTPA; encoded by the coding sequence GTGGGTCGCGCGCTGGTGGACGCCCTGCATGCCCAGATGCGCGGGCAGGGCATCGGCAGCGTGTGGGTCGCAGCAGACAGCGAGGAGGCGCGGGCATTCTACGAGGCCTGCGGGTACGAACTCGACGATCTGCAGGGCGTGATCCTCAGCCGGGCCATGCGGATCGACACACCCGCCTGA
- a CDS encoding lysophospholipid acyltransferase family protein: MTAPDRPGTDAPQRHAWATGLLSLSIRRSVRGSLGGVWVRGPLPGGGAVLAPNHHSWWDGYVLREVALACGQPFSVLMTARQLARFPFLRRVGALRADEVRAGVRCARAGWLVVFPEGELHPAGPLRGVQPGAAWIARHAGAALVPAALRVVLRGAQFPEAFVRVGPPVDATELPGALAALLAELDADLLGSDPEAPLAGYLRLVPGRASRSDRLDWPSRLLAWLTGDRA; the protein is encoded by the coding sequence TTGACCGCTCCTGACCGCCCCGGCACCGACGCGCCGCAGCGGCACGCCTGGGCGACCGGGCTGCTGTCGCTGAGCATCCGCCGCAGCGTGCGGGGCTCTCTGGGCGGCGTGTGGGTGCGCGGCCCGCTGCCCGGCGGCGGGGCGGTGCTGGCCCCGAACCACCACAGCTGGTGGGATGGGTACGTGCTGCGCGAGGTGGCGCTGGCGTGCGGGCAGCCGTTCAGCGTCCTGATGACGGCGCGGCAGCTGGCCCGCTTTCCGTTCCTGCGGCGGGTGGGTGCCCTGCGCGCGGACGAGGTGCGGGCCGGGGTGCGCTGCGCCCGCGCGGGCTGGCTGGTGGTCTTCCCGGAGGGCGAGCTGCACCCGGCGGGGCCGCTGCGGGGCGTGCAGCCGGGCGCGGCGTGGATCGCGCGGCACGCGGGAGCGGCGCTGGTGCCCGCAGCGCTGCGGGTGGTGCTGCGCGGCGCGCAGTTCCCCGAGGCGTTCGTGCGCGTCGGGCCGCCGGTGGACGCCACTGAGCTGCCGGGTGCCCTGGCGGCGCTGCTGGCCGAACTGGACGCCGACCTGCTGGGCAGCGACCCGGAGGCCCCGCTGGCCGGGTACCTGCGGCTGGTGCCGGGCCGCGCGAGCCGTTCGGACCGGTTGGACTGGCCCTCGCGGCTGCTGGCGTGGCTGACCGGGGACCGCGCGTGA
- a CDS encoding chorismate-binding protein: protein MTASPASTASPALPTLSPAEVLRRVRAAGLPGAVLLESLGPVVAYGARSFLSAAPVRVTHDLPDRPAGDAVFPAWLGGLKYEAARTFGLATHVPRGEAMWWGEYPSGLVWDRVAGTLNVVGEPHLDWAALLGAPLPPEPSLSVGAFGADDVDYPAGVRAVQELIRAGEVYQVNLSRGVQAAAQGDPLAAYLRLRDVNPSPFMAFADLGSEVVVSCSPERLVRWAGDDLSARPIAGTRRRGDTPAEDAAFEAELRASPKEVAEHTMLVDLVRHDLGRVAAPGSVTVPDLMLVERYSHVMHLVSEVQARARGDVTLRDVLAATFPGGTITGAPKERVMEVTRDLEPGPRGWYTGGLGIVSGPLVDVNILIRTAAFTRTPDGWTVEVRAGGGTVIDADPAREAQETVHKAQALLSVLAGVPGRPAQPPQPPVPGTPWAPPPATSHTGARVLLLDNRDSFTWNLAHDLLALGARVDVRGQHEALDDLLATQPDAVLVGPGPGTPDTSGVTLALTRSCLERRIPLLGVCLGHQALGQVLGGRVERAQPVHGRPEYARHDGTGLFRNVPPDAPFGRYHSLVVRGLPAGLVTATSQGGEVMALAVPGQPAWGVQFHPESVLSPAGRTLLGNWLRLSQEWPQP from the coding sequence GTGACCGCGAGCCCCGCCTCCACCGCCTCCCCTGCCCTGCCCACGCTCAGTCCGGCGGAGGTGCTGCGGCGGGTGCGCGCGGCGGGCCTGCCGGGCGCCGTGCTGCTGGAGTCGCTGGGGCCGGTCGTGGCGTACGGGGCGCGGTCGTTCCTGAGTGCCGCGCCGGTGCGGGTCACGCATGACCTGCCAGACCGGCCTGCGGGCGACGCGGTGTTCCCGGCGTGGCTGGGCGGCCTGAAGTACGAGGCGGCCCGGACGTTCGGGCTGGCCACGCACGTCCCGCGCGGCGAGGCGATGTGGTGGGGCGAGTACCCCTCGGGCCTCGTGTGGGACCGCGTGGCGGGCACCCTGAACGTGGTGGGCGAGCCGCATCTGGACTGGGCCGCGCTGCTGGGCGCGCCGCTGCCGCCGGAACCGAGCCTGAGCGTGGGCGCGTTCGGCGCGGACGACGTGGACTACCCGGCGGGCGTGCGGGCCGTGCAGGAGCTGATCCGCGCGGGCGAGGTGTATCAGGTGAACCTCTCGCGCGGCGTGCAGGCCGCCGCGCAGGGCGACCCGCTGGCCGCGTACCTGCGCCTGCGCGACGTGAACCCCAGCCCGTTCATGGCCTTCGCGGACCTCGGGTCGGAGGTCGTGGTGTCGTGCAGCCCGGAACGGCTGGTCCGCTGGGCCGGGGACGACCTGAGCGCGCGGCCCATCGCGGGCACCCGCCGCCGCGGCGACACGCCCGCCGAGGACGCGGCTTTCGAGGCGGAACTCCGCGCCAGCCCGAAGGAGGTCGCCGAGCACACCATGCTCGTGGACCTCGTGCGACACGACCTGGGCCGCGTGGCCGCGCCGGGGAGCGTGACCGTGCCGGACCTGATGCTCGTCGAGCGCTACAGCCACGTCATGCACCTCGTGTCCGAGGTCCAGGCCCGCGCGCGCGGGGACGTGACGCTGCGGGACGTACTGGCCGCCACCTTCCCCGGCGGGACGATCACGGGCGCGCCGAAGGAACGCGTGATGGAGGTCACCCGCGACCTCGAACCCGGCCCGCGCGGCTGGTACACCGGCGGGCTGGGGATCGTCAGCGGGCCGCTGGTGGACGTGAACATCCTGATCCGCACCGCCGCGTTCACCCGCACGCCGGACGGCTGGACGGTGGAGGTCCGCGCGGGCGGCGGCACCGTCATCGACGCCGACCCCGCCCGTGAGGCGCAGGAAACGGTGCACAAGGCGCAGGCACTCCTGAGCGTCCTGGCGGGCGTGCCGGGCCGCCCCGCGCAGCCGCCGCAGCCCCCGGTGCCCGGCACGCCCTGGGCGCCGCCCCCCGCCACGTCCCATACGGGCGCGCGGGTGCTGCTGCTGGACAACCGCGACTCGTTCACCTGGAACCTCGCGCACGACCTGCTCGCGCTGGGCGCGCGGGTGGACGTGCGCGGCCAGCACGAGGCGCTGGACGACCTGCTCGCCACCCAGCCCGACGCCGTCCTCGTCGGCCCCGGCCCCGGCACGCCCGACACCAGCGGCGTCACGCTGGCCCTGACCCGCTCGTGCCTGGAGCGGCGTATTCCGCTGCTGGGCGTGTGCCTGGGGCATCAGGCGCTCGGGCAGGTGCTCGGCGGGCGGGTGGAGCGCGCCCAACCCGTCCACGGCCGCCCCGAGTACGCCCGGCACGACGGCACCGGCCTCTTCCGGAACGTGCCGCCGGACGCACCGTTCGGGCGATACCACTCGCTGGTCGTACGCGGCCTGCCCGCCGGGCTGGTCACCGCGACCAGCCAGGGCGGCGAGGTCATGGCCCTGGCCGTCCCCGGTCAGCCCGCCTGGGGCGTGCAGTTCCATCCGGAGAGTGTCCTGAGCCCTGCCGGACGCACCCTGCTGGGCAACTGGCTGCGCCTGAGTCAGGAGTGGCCGCAGCCGTGA
- the sugE gene encoding quaternary ammonium compound efflux SMR transporter SugE translates to MAWTLLVIAGLLEVGWAIGLKYTEGFTRPVPTALTLLSMIASMGLLGLAAKTLPIGTAYGVWVGIGAVGAAILGIVLFHESVTPARVAFMILMIVSIIGLKATSGH, encoded by the coding sequence ATGGCATGGACTCTGCTCGTCATCGCCGGACTGCTGGAAGTCGGCTGGGCCATTGGCCTGAAGTACACGGAAGGTTTCACCCGCCCCGTCCCCACCGCCCTGACCCTGCTGAGCATGATCGCCAGCATGGGCCTGCTGGGCCTCGCCGCCAAGACCCTGCCGATCGGCACCGCGTACGGCGTGTGGGTCGGCATCGGCGCGGTCGGCGCGGCCATCCTGGGCATCGTGCTGTTCCACGAGAGCGTCACACCCGCCCGCGTCGCGTTCATGATCCTGATGATCGTGTCCATCATCGGCCTGAAAGCCACCAGCGGCCACTGA
- a CDS encoding GNAT family N-acetyltransferase, whose amino-acid sequence MAVQLCPFRPEHAAALRALTLPAAQAEFTTHPAGLLDSVPGDPQRQLVTILRGGEVVGAFVLAVGEHRDRYLTGPDPDAVALSSLSVDAAQQGRGAGTAAMRALPGLVRALYPLARRVILVVNQRNPGARHVYGKAGFQVTATREGRIGPQWVMTLPLN is encoded by the coding sequence ATGGCCGTCCAGCTCTGCCCGTTCCGACCGGAACATGCCGCCGCCCTGCGCGCCCTGACGCTCCCCGCCGCCCAGGCCGAGTTCACCACCCACCCGGCCGGGCTGCTGGACAGCGTGCCGGGCGACCCGCAGCGGCAGCTCGTCACGATCCTGCGCGGGGGCGAGGTGGTCGGCGCGTTCGTGCTGGCGGTCGGCGAGCACCGCGACCGGTACCTGACGGGACCCGACCCGGACGCCGTGGCCCTCTCCTCGCTGAGCGTGGACGCGGCGCAGCAGGGGCGCGGCGCGGGTACAGCCGCCATGCGGGCCCTGCCGGGACTCGTACGGGCGCTGTACCCGCTGGCGCGGCGGGTGATTCTGGTCGTGAACCAGCGCAATCCTGGCGCGCGGCACGTGTACGGGAAGGCAGGCTTTCAGGTGACCGCCACCCGCGAGGGCCGCATCGGGCCGCAGTGGGTGATGACCCTTCCCCTCAACTGA
- a CDS encoding carotenoid biosynthesis protein, which produces MSFSPTVWRAGLAFAALGVAFLGALLVLADLPAGWALIALGLPLSGVLALAGDALGREFAGVLASRFAGLLAVTRPWMWFVALYVALKIPVPLWPDGFPVLGLASTGALFVAALLFVWERENAWKAGLMALVAFLLGLGVEVLGSRTGIPFGLYSYATAPGPTLLGVPLIVPLGWFALTLTATSLSGGRPWLAGLLMLLWDVGLEPLMTAQRYWLWSDPLPLWAGAPVQNFLGWWAVGSLISWVFTGLAPRLFGLRREPWALPGQAPQVPPHRGPSLSLLPGRAARRADFRVVYPVEAFFLPGGLVLVGRYVEAGVTLAAMGLGLMLARRVTRFDRS; this is translated from the coding sequence GTGAGCTTCTCCCCCACCGTGTGGCGGGCCGGGCTGGCGTTCGCGGCGCTGGGCGTGGCGTTTCTGGGGGCGCTGCTGGTCCTGGCGGATCTGCCGGCAGGCTGGGCGCTGATCGCGCTGGGGCTGCCGCTGTCGGGCGTGCTGGCGCTGGCGGGGGACGCGCTGGGGCGGGAGTTCGCGGGGGTGCTGGCGTCGCGGTTCGCGGGGCTGCTGGCGGTGACGCGCCCGTGGATGTGGTTCGTGGCGTTGTATGTGGCGCTGAAGATTCCGGTGCCGCTGTGGCCGGACGGCTTCCCGGTGCTGGGGCTGGCGAGCACGGGGGCGCTGTTCGTGGCGGCGCTGCTGTTCGTGTGGGAGCGTGAGAACGCCTGGAAGGCAGGACTGATGGCGCTGGTGGCGTTCCTGCTGGGCCTGGGGGTGGAGGTGCTGGGGAGCCGCACCGGGATTCCGTTCGGGCTGTACTCGTACGCGACTGCGCCGGGGCCGACGCTGCTGGGCGTGCCGCTGATCGTGCCGCTGGGCTGGTTCGCGCTGACCCTGACCGCCACGAGCCTGTCGGGCGGGCGGCCCTGGCTGGCGGGGCTGCTGATGCTGCTGTGGGACGTGGGCCTGGAGCCGCTGATGACCGCGCAGCGCTACTGGCTCTGGAGCGATCCGCTGCCGCTGTGGGCGGGCGCGCCGGTGCAGAACTTCCTGGGCTGGTGGGCGGTGGGGTCGCTGATCTCGTGGGTGTTCACGGGCCTCGCCCCGCGCCTGTTCGGGCTGCGGCGCGAGCCGTGGGCGCTGCCGGGGCAGGCGCCGCAGGTGCCGCCCCACCGGGGCCCCAGCCTGAGCCTGCTGCCGGGCCGCGCGGCGCGGCGCGCAGATTTCCGGGTGGTGTACCCGGTCGAGGCGTTCTTCCTGCCGGGCGGGCTGGTGCTCGTGGGCCGGTATGTGGAGGCCGGCGTGACCCTGGCCGCGATGGGCCTGGGCCTGATGCTGGCGCGGCGGGTGACTCGCTTTGACCGCTCCTGA
- a CDS encoding ABC transporter ATP-binding protein, with product MLDVENLGIRFGGLHAVRDVTASIPAGQITAIIGPNGAGKSTFFNLISGFYRPTTGAVRFQGEDLTRRPTHEVVARGVARTFQTTTIYRELSVLENAMIGHRVRTRAGLLDALLRTPRERQDARGSRDGALRALERVGLVRQAHLPAGALTQEGQKRVGIAMALASEPKLLLLDEPAAGMNPEETVNLMALIRELVAGGLTVALVEHKMSLVMGLADHILVLHHGQLIAQGTPAQVSRDPAVIEAYLGSHAHGGQMGQGAQGGEAAHA from the coding sequence GTGCTTGACGTCGAGAACCTGGGCATCCGCTTCGGTGGGCTGCACGCCGTGCGGGACGTGACCGCCAGCATCCCCGCCGGGCAGATCACCGCGATCATCGGGCCGAACGGGGCGGGCAAGAGCACCTTCTTCAACCTGATCAGCGGCTTCTACCGTCCCACCACCGGCGCTGTCCGCTTCCAGGGCGAGGACCTCACCCGCCGCCCCACCCACGAGGTCGTGGCGCGCGGCGTGGCCCGCACCTTCCAGACGACCACCATCTACCGCGAACTGAGCGTGCTGGAGAACGCCATGATCGGGCACCGCGTCCGCACGCGCGCCGGCCTGCTCGACGCGCTGCTGCGCACGCCCCGCGAACGCCAGGACGCCAGGGGCAGCCGCGACGGGGCGCTCCGCGCCCTGGAACGCGTGGGGCTCGTCCGGCAGGCGCACCTGCCCGCCGGGGCCCTGACGCAGGAGGGCCAGAAACGCGTGGGGATCGCCATGGCGCTCGCCAGCGAACCCAAGCTACTGCTGCTGGACGAACCGGCCGCCGGGATGAACCCCGAGGAGACCGTGAACCTCATGGCCCTGATCCGTGAACTGGTCGCGGGCGGCCTGACGGTCGCGCTGGTCGAGCATAAGATGAGCCTCGTGATGGGCCTCGCCGATCACATCCTGGTGCTGCACCACGGGCAGCTCATCGCGCAGGGCACCCCGGCGCAGGTCAGCCGCGACCCGGCCGTGATCGAGGCGTACCTGGGCTCGCACGCGCACGGCGGGCAGATGGGCCAGGGCGCGCAGGGCGGGGAGGCCGCGCATGCTTGA